Proteins from one Cryptomeria japonica chromosome 4, Sugi_1.0, whole genome shotgun sequence genomic window:
- the LOC131032141 gene encoding xyloglucan endotransglucosylase protein 1: MAMLFFCLLFAHLAVFQYASANFYSDFEINWGNDHAKILDNGEQWQLTLNQSSGSGFKSKNEYLFAKLDMQIKLVPGDSAGTVTAYYLSSQGDTHDEIDFEFLGNLSGDPYIMHTNVFSQGKGNREQQFYLWFDPTADFHTYSVLWNPQQIVFSVDGTPVRVFKNKENLGVTYPKNQSMIIYSSLWNADEWATRGGAVKIDWSKAPFVASFQNFRSQACSPSSDCSVNSWYNEQGLDSTQQQKLQWVRTNYMIYDYCSDVKRFPQGLPAECASDSPST, from the exons ATGGCGATGCTATTTTTCTGTTTACTCTTTGCCCATTTAGCAGTTTTCCAATATGCCTCTGCAAATTTTTACAGCGATTTTGAGATCAATTGGGGTAACGACCACGCCAAAATACTTGACAATGGTGAACAATGGCAGCTTACTCTCAATCAGTCCTCAG GTTCAGGGTTCAAATCCAAGAATGAATATCTGTTTGCTAAACTTGACATGCAAATCAAATTGGTGCCCGGTGACTCGGCAGGAACTGTAACTGCTTACTAT CTGTCGTCTCAAGGGGATACCCACGATGAAATAGACTTTGAATTCTTGGGAAACCTGTCTGGAGATCCCTATATTATGCATACTAATGTGTTTTCTCAAGGCAAAGGCAATCGTGAGCAACAATTTTACCTCTGGTTTGATCCCACAGCAGACTTCCACACTTACTCTGTGCTCTGGAATCCCCAACAAATTGT ATTTTCTGTGGATGGAACTCCGGTGAGAGTTTTTAAGAACAAGGAGAATTTGGGCGTAACATATCCGAAGAATCAGTCAATGATAATATACTCAAGCCTGTGGAATGCTGATGAATGGGCAACAAGAGGCGGTGCAGTGAAGATCGACTGGAGCAAAGCCCCATTCGTTGCATCATTCCAGAATTTCAGGTCACAGGCGTGCAGTCCTTCCTCTGATTGCTCTGTAAATTCATGGTACAATGAACAAGGACTGGATTCCACCCAGCAGCAGAAGCTTCAATGGGTGCGCACGAATTACATGATTTATGATTACTGTTCGGATGTTAAGAGGTTTCCACAGGGCCTTCCAGCTGAATGTGCCTCAGACTCCCCGTCTACTTGA